A stretch of Plasmodium chabaudi chabaudi strain AS genome assembly, chromosome: 14 DNA encodes these proteins:
- a CDS encoding protein TOC75, putative — MKNVSHFYKYIIVILIYILASIKCNKIKKTGYANIQNKLYGNYHNESQEYKYKKVSPNKLFYLENTNKLKEIWNKVKGGYIRDPKNGNEKNVKTDSEFSSSKSPIQNDTGDNNEIINNVIINNSTIINQRGLSNLLKRNNLITIKHKDINQIIKIINEYYIQTNHIFSNVLKYEIKNENDKKTLIVYVNELILDKDCIKVNVYKEGEKRDETKSVQKEDEQVTEKTEKEELPKKETSNGKLPINLPNTKEQNMQNSNVNNLKEIIFERENILNKDVLQYELSVKKKKYSDRVKKMFEKKMNIKESSIFVWDEKMYDLLIKSNLFKYVHVRLIFDKSINKHILEIDVVENKNMIFIPSISKSFNSILEFCINLTFSYLHSLNFSDKFRIKFFQNLNYKNNKHNYDIIFVNDTIEIEKLKKNFPSYSIYGFNTNKVYKKELNNSFLNDFINIINSQCKKKNEENSELNNGNKEQRRFKGFIQTKDIYNYLNTNKFFIFYIKKIHNTIFELKVKIKKNVLHNFLCFLKTPDNTLASQNSLSSGNTKIRNNSQISRIAQKFLNSKYNYFIKRKTNDVLLNKLYNIYGSTFKCSLSLNACSSNIFEKTKFLNTFFNLKNKIDLIFYFNTNKNFSVDSFANISLDENGNNTAKSINTKSFYSYLLSYFKDISKGKYYNIDKINNIHLNYTFYFNKNYKIPISKYALNLKNVFKKKKLNNQVEGVEREERNTQQIIQNNIRNKMNLGTFSPWNFISLNVSDIQLLINLEFSLTKNLWNYKGINISNSNNKWFEKKLADIPYAIFNELFNMNNEQNRQYNLEFFKENIEKVGIYKNDLSDSSNYTIHNVNINDATNENLNKLNCSVNYKLVFPILFNNYFLNLMNMKLYLFLNYNLFDKPQANRSISITNNKNKNTVTSNFLKLNYLKKKQKKKQIPSYGFGIIFSNINAFLSFRIHSKSMLPSLVMQLNQDTSKFKYLL, encoded by the coding sequence atgaaaaatgtttcacacttttataaatacataatagTTATtcttatatacattttagctagtataaaatgtaataagATCAAAAAAACAGGATATGCCaacatacaaaataaattatatggaAATTATCATAATGAAAGCcaagaatataaatataaaaaagtaagtccaaataaattattttatcttgaaaatacaaataaattaaaagaaatatggAATAAGGTTAAAGGTGGTTATATACGTGACCCAAAAAATGGGAATGAGAAAAATGTCAAGACAGACTCGGAATTTAGTTCCTCTAAAAGTCCCATACAAAATGATACAGGTgacaataatgaaataattaataatgttataataaataacagTACAATAATTAATCAAAGGGGATTATCAAATTTACTGAAACGTAATAACTTAATCACTATTAAACATAAAGACAttaatcaaataataaaaattatcaatgagtattatattcaaactaatcatattttctccaatgttttgaaatatgaaataaaaaatgaaaatgataaaaaaacattaataGTATATGTCAACGAATTGATACTTGATAAAGACTGCATAAAAGTTAATGTTTATAAAGAGGGTGAAAAAAGGGACGAAACTAAAAGTGTGCAAAAAGAAGATGAACAGGTCACCGAAAAAACGGAAAAAGAGGAGTTGCCAAAAAAGGAAACATCAAATGGTAAACTACCCATAAATCTTCCAAATACAAAAGAACAAAACATGCAAAATAgtaatgtaaataatttaaaagaaataatttttgagCGTGAAAATATCCTAAATAAGGATGTACTACAATATGAGCTaagtgtaaaaaaaaaaaaatatagcgatcgggtaaaaaaaatgtttgaaaaaaaaatgaatataaaagaaagcTCGATTTTTGTTTGGgatgaaaaaatgtatgacttgttaataaaatctaatttattcaaatatgTACATGTTAGACTAATATTTGACAAAAGTATCaataagcatatattaGAAATAGATGTagttgaaaataaaaacatgaTATTTATTCCAAGTATATCAAAAAGTTTTAATTCGATATTggaattttgtataaatttaaCATTTTCCTATTTACACagtttaaatttttctGACAAGTTcagaataaaattttttcaaaatttaaattacaaaaataataaacataattatgatataatttttgttaatgATACAATAGAAATAGaaaaactaaaaaagaATTTCCCATCATATTCCATTTATGGttttaatacaaataagGTCTACAAAAAAGAActtaataattcatttttaaatgattttataaatattattaacagccaatgtaaaaaaaaaaatgaagaaaatagtGAGCTAAATAATGGTAACAAAGAACAAAGACGTTTCAAAGGTTTTATACAAACAAAAGATATCtacaattatttgaatacaaataagtttttcattttttatattaaaaaaattcataatacaatttttgaattaaaagtaaaaattaaaaaaaatgtattacataactttttatgttttttgaAAACACCGGACAACACACTAGCTAGCCAAAATTCGCTATCTTCtggaaatacaaaaattcGAAATAATTCCCAAATTAGTAGAATAGctcaaaaatttttaaattctaaatataattattttataaaaagaaaaacaaatgatGTCTTacttaataaattatataatatttatggaTCTACATTTAAATGCTCACTTTCTTTAAATGCATGTtcttcaaatatatttgaaaagacaaaatttttaaatactttttttaatttaaaaaataaaatcgatttgattttttactttaatACAAACAAGAATTTTTCTGTAGACAGTTTTGCAAATATATCTTTGGAcgaaaatggaaataatacAGCCAAAAGCATTAATACGAAAAGTTTTTATTCTTACTTATTATCCTATTTTAAAGATATTAGtaaaggaaaatattataacatagacaaaataaataatatacatttgaattacacattttattttaataaaaattataaaataccAATATCTAAATATGCTCTTAATCtcaaaaatgtatttaaaaaaaaaaaattaaacaaCCAGGTTGAAGGAGTAGAAAGAGAAGAGAGGAACACACAACAgattattcaaaataatatccgaaataaaatgaatttagGAACATTTTCCCCTTGGAATTTTATTAGTCTAAATGTAAGCGATATACAActgttaataaatttagaattttcattaacaaaaaatttatggaATTATAAAGGAATAAACATTTCCAATAGTAACAACAAATggtttgaaaaaaaacttgCCGATATTCCATATGCTATATTTAACGAGCTatttaatatgaataatgaaCAGAATAGACAATACAATTTAGAATTTttcaaagaaaatattgagAAAGTAGGAATATATAAGAATGATTTATCCGATAGTAGTAATTACACCATAcataatgtaaatataaatgatgccacaaatgaaaatttaaataaattgaaCTGTTCagtaaattataaattagtATTCCCcatactttttaataattattttttaaatttaatgaatatgaagttatatttatttcttaattataatttatttgacaAGCCACAAGCAAATCGAAGCATATCTATAaccaataataaaaacaaaaatacaGTTACTTCAAATTTTCTTaagttaaattatttaaaaaaaaaacaaaaaaaaaaacagattCCATCATATGGATTTGGTATTATcttttcaaatattaatGCTTTTTTGAGTTTTAGAATTCATTCTAAAAGTATGTTACCTTCCTTAGTTATGCAATTAAATCAAGATACAtccaaatttaaatatttgctTTAA